In Dehalogenimonas etheniformans, one genomic interval encodes:
- a CDS encoding ATP-binding cassette domain-containing protein: MSEETNSENVIEVKDLTRKFKTLTAVDSISFDVKKGEVFGFLGPNGAGKTTTINMLCTLFRPTSGKATVAGYDVDSQTDLVRASIGLVFQDTTLDDYMTAEQNLRFHALAYGVPPEVRDSRLKSLMEMVELWPRRKDRTRTYSGGMRRRLEIARGLLHQPKVLFLDEPTIGLDPQTRNKIWGYIHELRKQIGLTIFMTTHYMDEADLNCDRIGIIDHGKIIALDTPTCLKDAVGGDVITLRTTDNSAALEEIRRRYNIEALAKNDQVTFSVQGGETFLPEFVKSFSGQIQGISLRRPTLDDVFLKYTGREIRSEEMSPMDAMKARHTAWMGRRR; encoded by the coding sequence ATGTCTGAAGAAACAAATTCTGAAAACGTCATTGAGGTCAAAGACCTCACCCGGAAATTCAAAACACTTACTGCGGTTGACAGCATCTCTTTCGATGTGAAAAAAGGCGAAGTATTTGGTTTTCTCGGACCAAACGGCGCCGGAAAAACCACCACCATCAACATGCTCTGCACTCTGTTCAGACCTACCTCCGGCAAGGCTACCGTCGCCGGATATGATGTCGATTCTCAGACGGACCTGGTGCGAGCCTCTATCGGCCTTGTTTTTCAGGATACGACCCTGGACGACTATATGACCGCCGAGCAAAACCTGCGCTTCCATGCCCTGGCCTACGGTGTACCGCCCGAGGTCCGAGACTCCCGCCTGAAATCGCTGATGGAAATGGTCGAACTTTGGCCTCGGCGTAAGGACCGCACCCGCACCTATTCCGGCGGCATGAGACGGCGGCTTGAGATCGCCCGCGGCTTGCTGCATCAACCCAAAGTCCTTTTCCTCGATGAGCCGACTATCGGTTTGGATCCCCAAACCCGCAATAAGATCTGGGGCTATATTCACGAACTGCGCAAGCAGATCGGGCTGACCATCTTCATGACCACCCATTACATGGACGAGGCCGACCTCAACTGCGATCGAATCGGCATCATCGATCATGGCAAGATTATCGCTCTTGATACGCCGACATGCCTCAAGGATGCCGTGGGCGGCGATGTCATTACGCTCAGGACAACAGACAACTCTGCTGCATTGGAAGAGATCCGCCGGCGTTACAATATCGAAGCCCTCGCCAAGAACGACCAGGTCACCTTTTCGGTTCAAGGGGGAGAGACATTTCTTCCCGAATTCGTTAAAAGCTTCTCAGGTCAGATCCAGGGAATCTCTTTGCGCCGTCCGACCCTCGACGACGTATTCCTGAAATACACCGGCCGTGAGATCCGGTCGGAGGAGATGAGTCCTATGGACGCCATGAAAGCCAGGCATACCGCCTGGATGGGGAGGCGCCGCTGA
- the thpR gene encoding RNA 2',3'-cyclic phosphodiesterase, with amino-acid sequence MIERVSPIRAFIAIELAESVKRELSSLQRQLQVQPSEGIKWVAPEGIHLTLKFFGWVAPDRIEQIKSAIAKSIAGTGPFELRLSNLGAFPSMKRMNVVWCGLSGDLPKLNMLQQSIEKWVSLLGFPTESRAFSPHLTLARLRDEVTSEVKQKLALKITRTKVDPDLTIQVGSVSLMQSTLFPTGAVYTELARFPLS; translated from the coding sequence ATGATTGAGCGGGTTTCGCCGATTCGGGCTTTTATCGCTATTGAACTTGCCGAAAGCGTAAAACGCGAACTATCGAGTTTGCAGCGCCAATTGCAGGTCCAGCCTTCGGAGGGTATAAAGTGGGTAGCCCCGGAAGGTATCCATCTGACTCTCAAATTCTTCGGCTGGGTCGCCCCGGATCGCATTGAACAGATTAAATCTGCCATCGCCAAATCGATTGCCGGAACCGGGCCCTTTGAGCTCAGATTAAGCAACCTCGGAGCATTCCCAAGCATGAAGCGGATGAATGTGGTCTGGTGCGGTCTTTCAGGTGATTTACCCAAGCTTAACATGCTCCAGCAATCGATCGAAAAATGGGTGTCACTGTTGGGTTTTCCCACGGAGAGCCGCGCCTTCTCTCCGCATTTGACCCTGGCTCGGCTGCGAGATGAAGTGACCTCCGAAGTAAAACAAAAGCTTGCCCTTAAAATCACCAGAACAAAGGTCGATCCTGATCTCACCATTCAGGTTGGTTCGGTCAGCTTGATGCAAAGTACTCTATTCCCGACCGGTGCAGTTTACACCGAACTCGCCCGGTTCCCTCTTTCGTAA
- a CDS encoding TIGR01906 family membrane protein — MKIFGWLFVFITPLLIISGIIAFAFNFQPLYEYGFQRYEVSKTTGLTDSELSKAARGLINYFNSDQEFIDVTVQKDGNPFPLFNDREIQHLKDVKGLVRLDYQVLIFSLLGAAIVSAIAIYRKQIQLLATPMFVGGSTTLVGLMLIALVAATNFDAFFTKFHQLSFANDLWLLDPSRDYLIMLFPGGFWEDASIFIAALIGVFAAGVTYIGWKNLRAVHS, encoded by the coding sequence TTGAAAATTTTTGGATGGCTTTTTGTCTTCATTACCCCGCTTTTGATCATCAGCGGGATCATCGCGTTTGCCTTCAATTTCCAACCCCTGTATGAATACGGATTTCAGCGTTACGAAGTTTCCAAGACAACCGGCTTAACTGATAGCGAGTTATCAAAGGCTGCCCGGGGCCTCATCAATTACTTCAACTCTGATCAAGAATTCATTGACGTCACTGTCCAAAAAGATGGGAACCCCTTTCCGTTATTCAACGATCGCGAAATCCAGCATCTGAAAGACGTAAAGGGTTTGGTTAGACTCGATTACCAGGTCTTGATCTTTTCTTTGCTCGGTGCGGCGATAGTCTCGGCAATCGCTATCTACCGAAAACAGATACAACTTCTAGCGACACCGATGTTTGTGGGCGGATCGACGACGCTGGTAGGCTTGATGCTGATAGCATTAGTCGCCGCCACTAATTTCGATGCTTTCTTTACGAAGTTCCATCAATTAAGTTTCGCCAACGATTTGTGGCTGTTAGATCCGTCGAGGGATTACCTGATCATGTTGTTCCCTGGGGGCTTCTGGGAAGATGCTTCGATTTTTATAGCGGCTTTGATCGGTGTATTCGCGGCCGGGGTAACATACATCGGCTGGAAGAATTTACGAGCCGTTCACTCTTAG
- a CDS encoding amidohydrolase family protein, giving the protein MTEAQSVAAPLFACYNRSVIIDFHTHAFSPKIIANRDRYVAADPCFATLYNNPKAKLTTADQLIAEMDRCGIDKSVVLNIGWSSHELCVESNDYILASATKYPERIIPFIAVQPVASQKALNEIERCVQAGAKGVGEIRPDVQGLNLDDQTIMSPMIESLVSNKLILLSHVDEPVGHHYPGKGKATPSSFYSFIQSYPDLKLVLAHWGGGLPFYSLMPEVRKAFYNVWFDSAASPFLYLPPVYKRVAELSGVDKILFGSDFPLLSPRRGLDELVSSGLAGTDMSKITGGNAASLLELGHD; this is encoded by the coding sequence TTGACTGAGGCACAATCGGTTGCGGCGCCTCTGTTCGCTTGTTACAATCGGAGCGTGATCATTGACTTCCACACTCACGCCTTCTCGCCCAAGATCATCGCCAACCGCGACCGGTATGTCGCCGCCGATCCCTGTTTCGCCACGCTGTACAATAACCCGAAAGCGAAGCTAACTACCGCCGACCAGCTAATCGCGGAGATGGACAGATGCGGTATTGATAAATCTGTAGTTCTCAACATTGGCTGGTCTTCACACGAGTTATGTGTCGAATCGAACGACTATATCCTGGCATCCGCCACCAAATACCCGGAGAGAATAATCCCCTTCATCGCAGTCCAACCCGTGGCAAGCCAGAAAGCTCTCAACGAAATTGAACGATGCGTACAAGCTGGGGCAAAAGGTGTCGGCGAAATCCGGCCCGATGTCCAGGGACTGAATCTCGATGACCAGACAATCATGTCGCCAATGATCGAATCGCTTGTCTCAAATAAATTGATCTTGCTTTCCCATGTTGATGAACCAGTCGGCCACCACTATCCGGGCAAAGGAAAGGCCACACCTTCGAGTTTTTACTCGTTCATCCAAAGTTATCCGGACCTGAAACTGGTCCTGGCGCACTGGGGGGGCGGATTACCTTTCTACTCCCTCATGCCGGAGGTCAGAAAAGCTTTTTATAACGTTTGGTTCGATAGTGCCGCATCCCCGTTCCTCTACCTACCTCCCGTTTACAAGCGGGTTGCCGAATTGTCGGGGGTGGACAAGATACTCTTCGGCTCGGATTTCCCTCTGCTATCACCCCGTCGCGGGCTCGATGAGTTGGTTTCCTCAGGTCTTGCAGGTACCGATATGTCAAAGATCACCGGGGGTAATGCGGCTTCGTTGTTGGAGCTCGGGCATGATTGA
- a CDS encoding ArsA family ATPase, translating into MRVILFTGKGGVGKTSLAAATAVRAADMGKRTIVLSTDIAHSLADSLDVELANEPREVIPNLWGQETEIYKTLETYWGVIQRYIAALMSWRGMSGIVADEVAILPGMEELANLLYIERYRREGTYDVVIVDSAPTGETLRLLSFPDMLHWWMNRLFPLQRKVAAVVRPVVGAISDIPLPSNSVMDAVVELYAELEDVHKLLLDGEQTSIRLVVNPEKMVIKEAQRTLTYLNLFGYSTDSVIVNRILPQSLSDAYFTGWKESQRKYIEYIDEAFSPLPILNMPLLDQEVVGLAMLRRMAAAVYGDSDPTKFYYKGHVQTIDKVEDGYVLNLELPFASKEQVSLIHSRDELNVKVGSYRRTVTLPHVLINLKVSEAKMDDHILRIHFLSESPAVEGAAPKKQKHQ; encoded by the coding sequence ATGCGGGTCATCCTTTTCACCGGCAAAGGCGGCGTGGGCAAGACCTCTCTCGCCGCAGCCACCGCCGTCCGCGCCGCTGACATGGGCAAGCGCACCATCGTTCTTTCCACCGATATCGCCCACAGCCTGGCTGATTCGCTCGATGTTGAACTGGCCAACGAACCTCGCGAGGTCATCCCCAACCTTTGGGGCCAGGAAACCGAGATATACAAGACTTTGGAGACCTACTGGGGCGTGATCCAACGCTACATTGCCGCCCTGATGTCCTGGCGGGGTATGAGCGGCATCGTGGCGGACGAAGTAGCCATTCTGCCGGGGATGGAGGAACTGGCGAACCTCTTGTATATCGAACGCTACCGCCGGGAAGGCACCTACGACGTTGTTATCGTTGATTCTGCGCCAACCGGGGAGACACTGAGGCTGCTTTCGTTCCCGGACATGCTCCACTGGTGGATGAACCGGCTATTCCCGCTGCAACGCAAAGTGGCGGCTGTCGTGCGGCCTGTAGTCGGCGCCATTTCGGATATCCCGCTGCCCTCGAATTCAGTAATGGATGCGGTGGTGGAACTATACGCCGAACTCGAAGATGTCCATAAACTCCTCCTTGATGGAGAACAAACTTCAATAAGACTAGTGGTCAATCCGGAAAAGATGGTTATCAAGGAAGCGCAGAGGACTCTGACCTACCTCAACTTATTCGGCTATTCCACCGATTCGGTGATCGTCAACCGCATATTGCCACAATCTCTCAGCGACGCTTATTTTACCGGTTGGAAGGAAAGCCAGCGGAAATACATCGAATACATCGACGAAGCCTTCTCGCCGTTGCCGATCCTGAACATGCCGCTATTGGACCAGGAAGTCGTGGGTTTGGCTATGCTGCGCCGAATGGCGGCGGCGGTTTATGGCGATTCAGACCCTACTAAGTTTTATTATAAGGGTCATGTCCAAACGATTGATAAAGTCGAGGATGGATACGTTCTTAACCTTGAACTCCCGTTTGCTAGCAAAGAACAGGTATCCTTGATCCACAGCCGGGATGAGTTGAATGTCAAGGTCGGGTCGTACCGGCGCACCGTTACTCTACCCCATGTTCTGATCAACCTGAAGGTTTCCGAAGCCAAAATGGATGACCACATCCTACGCATCCATTTTTTGAGTGAATCGCCTGCCGTCGAGGGTGCAGCTCCCAAGAAACAAAAACATCAATAG
- a CDS encoding PadR family transcriptional regulator produces the protein MLHHHLGFMGMRRGDWGFGHGRAPEGTFERGALKLVILDLLKDKPAHGYELIKALEERSHGFYTPSAGSIYPILQMLTDMGFLVASESEGKKTYTITEAGLEHLRQNKEQIDHLREFARHHWPFESKAHLKETLVELHGLGRYFRGRVRNLTDDQLAKIHDVVSRASADIRKIVEG, from the coding sequence ATGTTGCATCATCATTTGGGTTTCATGGGTATGAGACGTGGGGATTGGGGATTCGGTCATGGTCGTGCTCCTGAAGGCACGTTCGAGAGAGGAGCTCTCAAGTTGGTCATCCTCGATCTCCTGAAGGATAAGCCCGCCCACGGCTATGAACTCATCAAAGCCCTTGAGGAGCGCTCCCACGGTTTTTACACCCCTTCTGCCGGCAGCATATATCCCATACTGCAGATGCTAACCGATATGGGCTTCCTGGTTGCCAGCGAATCTGAGGGCAAGAAAACCTACACCATCACCGAAGCCGGCCTTGAGCACCTGCGCCAGAACAAGGAGCAGATCGACCACCTTCGAGAGTTCGCCCGCCATCACTGGCCTTTCGAAAGCAAAGCCCATTTGAAGGAAACGCTTGTCGAACTTCACGGTCTTGGACGCTACTTCAGGGGCCGGGTCCGCAATCTGACCGACGATCAATTGGCCAAGATCCACGACGTCGTTTCCAGGGCTTCGGCGGACATCCGGAAAATCGTCGAAGGTTGA
- a CDS encoding putative signal transducing protein, whose protein sequence is MPDSKTTDIEFVTAGLAPNEFTATLWRDILADAGIHAYLRPIDAATFLIAAAILPVNVMVPKDRLGEARSILADVSVVESASAEPSDESEPGE, encoded by the coding sequence GTGCCAGATTCGAAAACAACGGACATTGAATTTGTAACCGCAGGGCTGGCGCCCAACGAGTTCACCGCGACGCTTTGGCGCGACATACTGGCCGATGCCGGTATTCATGCATATCTCAGACCGATCGACGCGGCAACCTTTCTGATCGCCGCCGCGATCTTGCCCGTAAATGTTATGGTCCCGAAGGACCGTTTGGGGGAGGCGAGATCTATTCTAGCGGATGTTTCGGTGGTTGAATCGGCTTCAGCGGAGCCGAGCGATGAGTCTGAGCCGGGGGAATAA
- a CDS encoding 4Fe-4S dicluster domain-containing protein, translated as MVDRTRCEGGFHNECKENRMPCLAACTNSVLEVRALSGNDKVGLRFGVRLRIWVHKNRQAVVVNPGVCDGCGDCVKACPVHAVKCSAPDTGVCSTLAKTNIKRHNIFHYV; from the coding sequence ATGGTTGATCGCACTCGTTGTGAAGGCGGCTTCCACAATGAGTGCAAGGAAAATCGGATGCCCTGCCTGGCCGCTTGCACAAATTCCGTGCTCGAAGTTCGGGCACTCAGCGGAAATGACAAAGTCGGCCTCCGTTTTGGCGTACGGCTGAGGATCTGGGTACACAAAAACCGGCAGGCTGTCGTAGTAAATCCCGGAGTCTGCGATGGCTGCGGCGACTGCGTTAAAGCCTGCCCGGTACACGCCGTCAAATGCAGCGCGCCTGATACCGGAGTCTGTTCTACGTTGGCGAAAACGAACATAAAGAGGCATAATATCTTCCACTATGTCTGA
- a CDS encoding ABC transporter permease, protein MNHLFRAIAVTSYRELVRFYQDGTRVFSSFAMPVLFLFVFGSGFSRTIGALLPGVDFLQFMFPGIVALIAFQTSLQSGLSIVWDREFGFLKEVLVAPLPRPGIVFGKALGTAIISLFQGLVMLILAPIVGVDLNLGTVLELMPVLLLISLSISGLGLLIASRMRSMSGFQMATQLVVFPSMFASGAFFPLNNVPAWLGALAKINPLTYGVDAVRHLFLGNEAAGALGVQLFGRSLNFSDDLLVIAAIGLVFMTTAAFTFGKRD, encoded by the coding sequence ATGAATCATCTGTTCCGGGCCATCGCTGTAACCTCCTACCGCGAGCTGGTGCGTTTCTACCAGGATGGCACCCGCGTCTTTTCCTCTTTTGCCATGCCGGTGTTGTTCCTTTTCGTCTTCGGTTCGGGCTTTTCGAGGACCATCGGGGCTTTATTGCCAGGAGTCGATTTCTTGCAGTTCATGTTCCCGGGCATTGTAGCTCTGATAGCCTTCCAGACCTCGCTCCAGAGCGGCCTTTCGATTGTCTGGGACCGGGAGTTCGGTTTCCTAAAAGAAGTACTCGTGGCTCCCTTGCCGCGCCCGGGTATCGTCTTCGGTAAAGCCCTGGGTACGGCTATTATCTCTCTGTTCCAGGGATTAGTGATGCTGATCCTGGCCCCTATCGTGGGGGTCGACCTCAATCTCGGTACGGTCCTAGAACTGATGCCGGTTCTGCTGCTGATCTCTCTTTCGATCTCGGGTCTTGGTCTCTTGATAGCTTCACGGATGAGGAGCATGTCGGGTTTCCAGATGGCTACGCAGTTGGTTGTGTTCCCTTCGATGTTCGCTTCGGGGGCTTTTTTCCCTCTGAACAACGTTCCTGCCTGGCTCGGCGCGCTGGCTAAGATCAACCCCTTGACCTACGGAGTTGATGCCGTACGTCATCTCTTCCTAGGAAATGAAGCAGCCGGCGCGCTGGGTGTTCAGCTTTTCGGGCGGAGTCTTAATTTCAGCGATGATCTTTTGGTAATTGCCGCTATCGGGTTGGTATTCATGACCACGGCCGCATTTACCTTCGGCAAACGTGATTGA
- a CDS encoding DNA polymerase III subunit alpha: MFTHLHVHTEFSLLDGMCRIRDIVCRAKELGMTALAITDHGNMYGALKFYKECKAQGIKPIIGCEVYVAPGSRLDKAAADKNHRHLVLLAKNKTGYQNLLKLVSIANTEGYYYKPRVDKEILAKYREGLIALSACPSGEVPRFILENRLDDARKAAAWYRDNFNGEFYFEIQRHPMPEFDRINGALVRISKELNIPLVATGDVHYPRKEDATIHDLLLCIGTSTTVQDSSRMRMQADSFYLKTEAEMAELYRDLPEALANTNKIADACDLTLEFGRLHLPQIDRPSGFSSFQYLTNLCQEALPKYYANPSDAVKDRLAYELDVIDKTQFADYFLVVWDIIRFVKERGIYYGVRGSAAASIVLRCLGITEVDPLEYSLVFERFLNIERKEMPDIDMDFQDDRREEVIEYVSEKYGIDHVAQIITFGTLGARAAIRDVGRALGMNLPDVDRVARLVPFGPHMTLETALEENSELRDAVGNDGTVQRLVSTAQQVSGLSRHASTHAAGVVISKEPLALHAPLQRLNRESAAGGKVELVMTQYTMEDIALIGLLKMDFLGLANLTILSRAQEIIRERTGIPLDVHKLPLDDKKTFALLSAGETMGVFQLEGVGMRRYIRDLKPTHFTDIAAMVALYRPGPMEQIPRFIRSKHGDEPITYPHPALEPILRETYGVIVYQEQVLFIAQKFSGFSLGQADILRKAMGKKNAEVMQKQKKNFIAGAVKNGYTEDMAEQIFALIEPFAGYAFNKAHAVSYALIAYQTAYLKANYPVEYMAAFMATQRDDAEKVAVAAAEARRLGIELLSPDINASEVNFTIEENDKGSAIRFGLATVKNVGEQAVAPLVEERHKNGAYRSIEDFCRRAEASVLNRRVLESLIKAGAFDSLGDRGTLLHNVGRLLDFAARELRIRQSGQGTLFDLFGGVAEVPSAPLEMETMAVPQKEQLIWEKELLGVYVSAHPFCQFVNKIGRDTTALCGEISEELDGQLVTIAGLVASARTSQTRDGKTFATVELEDLNGRTEVVAWPRLYEQTKDFWQEGKVLLIEGKVSFRGDRGSIHADAVQVYQPNAETETVEAGQMVRIKPQGTNFHQGRGDFSSRPPAPPKVQSKPATPPQPKIESAPVVAMETKVQEKETPRQMSRRMLISLTQSDNVEADLKVFNRLMDVLAVYPGPESLTLQITCPDKMYHLRLPQVKITCNDALLEEVESILGEGCARFENNGH; this comes from the coding sequence ATGTTTACCCACCTGCACGTTCATACAGAATTCAGCCTTCTTGACGGCATGTGCCGCATCAGGGATATCGTGTGTCGTGCCAAAGAATTGGGTATGACCGCCTTGGCCATCACCGACCATGGCAACATGTACGGCGCGCTCAAGTTTTACAAAGAGTGCAAGGCGCAGGGAATCAAGCCTATCATTGGCTGCGAGGTTTACGTGGCTCCCGGGTCCAGGCTGGACAAAGCCGCCGCAGACAAGAACCACCGTCACCTGGTGCTTCTAGCGAAGAACAAAACCGGCTACCAGAATCTATTAAAACTGGTATCCATCGCGAACACCGAAGGCTACTACTACAAACCCCGCGTCGATAAAGAAATTTTGGCGAAATATCGAGAAGGATTGATAGCCCTCTCCGCATGCCCCTCGGGCGAAGTGCCGCGCTTTATCCTCGAAAACCGCCTCGACGACGCCAGGAAGGCGGCAGCCTGGTACCGTGACAATTTCAACGGCGAGTTCTACTTCGAGATTCAGCGCCACCCTATGCCTGAGTTCGATCGGATCAACGGCGCTCTGGTCAGAATCTCAAAGGAATTGAATATTCCCCTAGTGGCTACCGGCGACGTCCATTATCCGCGCAAGGAAGACGCCACCATCCACGACCTGCTTCTATGCATAGGCACCAGCACCACCGTGCAGGACTCTTCCCGGATGCGGATGCAGGCGGATTCTTTCTATCTCAAAACAGAAGCCGAAATGGCGGAACTTTACCGAGACCTCCCCGAGGCTTTGGCCAATACCAACAAGATTGCCGACGCATGTGACCTGACACTGGAATTCGGCCGGCTGCACCTGCCGCAGATCGATCGTCCTAGCGGATTTAGTTCATTCCAATATCTAACGAATTTATGCCAGGAAGCTTTACCGAAATACTATGCTAATCCGTCCGACGCGGTTAAGGATAGGCTGGCTTACGAGCTCGACGTCATCGATAAAACTCAATTCGCCGACTACTTCTTGGTGGTCTGGGACATTATTCGCTTCGTCAAAGAGCGTGGCATCTACTACGGCGTACGCGGCTCGGCCGCGGCTTCCATCGTTCTCAGGTGCCTTGGTATAACCGAGGTCGATCCACTGGAATACTCACTGGTATTCGAGCGTTTCCTGAATATCGAGCGTAAGGAAATGCCTGATATCGACATGGACTTCCAGGACGACCGCCGCGAAGAAGTTATCGAATATGTGTCCGAAAAGTACGGCATCGACCATGTCGCCCAGATCATCACCTTTGGCACCCTCGGCGCACGCGCGGCCATCCGCGACGTCGGCCGCGCGCTGGGCATGAACTTGCCGGATGTCGATAGGGTGGCACGACTAGTACCCTTCGGGCCTCATATGACTCTTGAAACTGCCCTCGAAGAAAACTCGGAACTCAGAGATGCTGTTGGCAACGATGGCACAGTGCAAAGATTGGTGTCGACTGCCCAGCAGGTATCCGGTTTATCGAGGCACGCCAGCACCCACGCCGCGGGGGTAGTGATATCAAAAGAACCACTCGCCTTGCATGCACCGCTGCAGCGCCTTAACCGCGAGAGCGCCGCTGGCGGCAAGGTGGAACTGGTCATGACCCAGTACACCATGGAGGATATCGCCCTCATCGGCTTGCTCAAGATGGATTTCCTGGGGCTGGCCAACCTCACAATCCTGTCGAGAGCGCAGGAAATCATACGTGAACGAACTGGGATACCGCTGGATGTCCACAAGCTTCCGCTGGATGACAAGAAAACCTTCGCGCTACTTTCAGCCGGCGAAACAATGGGGGTGTTCCAGCTTGAAGGCGTTGGCATGCGCCGTTACATCAGGGACCTGAAGCCAACTCATTTCACTGACATCGCCGCCATGGTCGCCCTTTACCGACCCGGTCCGATGGAGCAGATCCCGCGCTTTATCCGGAGCAAGCACGGCGATGAGCCAATCACCTACCCACATCCTGCGCTGGAGCCGATCCTCCGGGAGACGTACGGCGTAATCGTCTACCAGGAGCAGGTGCTGTTCATTGCCCAGAAATTCTCCGGCTTCTCCCTGGGCCAGGCCGACATCCTGCGAAAAGCCATGGGCAAGAAGAACGCCGAGGTGATGCAGAAGCAGAAAAAGAACTTCATCGCCGGCGCGGTCAAAAACGGCTACACCGAAGACATGGCAGAGCAAATCTTTGCCCTCATCGAACCCTTCGCGGGATACGCCTTCAACAAAGCACATGCCGTGTCCTACGCCCTCATTGCTTACCAGACTGCCTACCTCAAAGCGAACTATCCCGTGGAGTACATGGCGGCTTTTATGGCCACCCAGCGCGATGATGCCGAAAAAGTAGCCGTCGCCGCCGCCGAAGCCCGCCGCCTTGGCATTGAATTGCTTTCACCAGATATCAACGCCTCAGAGGTCAACTTCACTATCGAAGAAAATGATAAAGGTTCGGCCATCCGCTTCGGTCTCGCCACGGTCAAAAACGTCGGCGAGCAGGCAGTGGCGCCTTTGGTTGAAGAACGGCACAAGAACGGGGCTTATCGTTCGATCGAAGACTTCTGCCGGCGCGCGGAGGCCTCGGTGTTGAACCGTCGCGTGCTTGAGAGCCTGATCAAAGCCGGAGCTTTTGATTCCTTGGGAGACCGTGGCACTCTGCTTCACAATGTCGGCAGGCTGCTCGATTTTGCAGCAAGGGAGCTGCGCATCCGTCAGTCTGGACAGGGCACCCTTTTCGACCTTTTTGGTGGCGTTGCCGAAGTGCCCTCCGCCCCATTGGAAATGGAAACGATGGCCGTGCCTCAAAAAGAGCAGTTGATTTGGGAAAAGGAACTGCTCGGCGTTTATGTCTCAGCGCATCCCTTCTGCCAATTTGTTAACAAGATCGGGCGAGATACCACTGCTCTTTGCGGTGAGATCTCTGAGGAACTCGACGGCCAGTTGGTTACCATTGCCGGCTTGGTCGCTTCAGCGAGAACATCGCAAACCCGGGATGGAAAAACGTTTGCCACCGTTGAACTGGAAGATCTGAACGGACGGACCGAAGTAGTCGCCTGGCCCCGGCTTTACGAACAGACCAAAGACTTCTGGCAGGAAGGCAAAGTTCTTCTCATCGAAGGAAAAGTGTCCTTCCGCGGCGATCGGGGTTCGATCCACGCGGACGCGGTGCAGGTCTATCAGCCAAACGCTGAAACTGAAACCGTCGAGGCCGGACAAATGGTCAGGATCAAACCGCAGGGTACCAACTTCCATCAAGGCAGAGGGGACTTTTCATCCAGGCCTCCCGCTCCTCCGAAAGTTCAATCTAAACCGGCGACCCCGCCTCAACCCAAGATCGAATCCGCGCCCGTTGTCGCAATGGAAACCAAAGTTCAAGAGAAGGAAACACCGCGTCAAATGTCACGTCGCATGCTGATCTCCCTGACTCAATCCGATAATGTCGAAGCTGATTTGAAGGTCTTCAACCGCTTAATGGATGTCCTTGCGGTTTACCCGGGTCCTGAAAGCCTGACGCTTCAGATTACCTGCCCGGATAAGATGTACCATCTGAGGCTTCCACAGGTTAAAATAACGTGTAACGACGCTCTTTTGGAAGAGGTCGAATCCATTCTCGGTGAAGGTTGTGCCAGATTCGAAAACAACGGACATTGA
- a CDS encoding SRPBCC family protein produces the protein MSNDRSITVTITIKAPIARVWRALVDPELIKEYMGGAQVVTEWKPGGTIFWEGLWQGQPYRDKGQVIIFEPESRVKYTHYAPATGLPDRPENYHVLTYSLSDRGNATELVLLNENITTEAEQKYLESGWKIMLEELRRVAEQG, from the coding sequence ATGTCTAACGACCGCTCGATCACAGTAACCATAACCATTAAGGCGCCCATCGCCAGGGTCTGGCGGGCGCTTGTTGATCCGGAACTGATAAAGGAGTACATGGGCGGTGCGCAAGTCGTCACCGAATGGAAACCAGGCGGGACGATTTTTTGGGAGGGCTTGTGGCAAGGTCAACCCTATAGAGATAAAGGCCAAGTAATCATCTTCGAGCCTGAAAGCCGGGTAAAATACACCCATTATGCCCCCGCGACCGGACTGCCCGACCGGCCGGAAAACTACCACGTACTTACGTATTCTCTTTCTGATCGAGGTAATGCCACGGAACTCGTCCTCCTGAACGAGAATATTACGACAGAAGCCGAGCAGAAATACCTCGAGTCAGGCTGGAAGATAATGCTCGAGGAGCTAAGGCGCGTCGCCGAACAGGGTTGA